One window of Acipenser ruthenus chromosome 45, fAciRut3.2 maternal haplotype, whole genome shotgun sequence genomic DNA carries:
- the LOC117962264 gene encoding activin receptor type-1B-like isoform X2 has product MASTSYINGVEHHVRMCIPARELEPAGQPIYCLSAKDLRNTHCCYTDFCNNVDPGRPSGTPSGFGYTPSGWGPVELAVVIAGPVFLLCVILIVAVFLFQHHQRVYHNRQRLEAEEPSCDHLYLAKDKTLQDLIFDLSTSGSGSGLPLFVQRTVARTIVLQEIIGKGRFGEVWRGKWRGGDVAVKIFSSREERSWFREAEIYQTIMLRHENILGFIAADNKDNGTWTQLWLVSDYHEYGSLFDYLNRYSVTIEGMIKLALSAASGLAHLHMEIVGTQGKPGIAHRDLKSKNILVKKNGMCAIADLGLAVRHDSVTDTIDIAPNQRVGTKRYMAPEVLDETINMKHFDSFKCADIYALGLVYWEIARRCSAGGIHEEYQLPYYELVPSDPSIEEMRKVVCDQKLRPTVPNWWQSYEALKVMGKIMRECWYSNGAARLTALRIKKTLSHLSVLEDVKI; this is encoded by the exons ATGGCCTCCACCTCCTACATCAACGGGGTAGAGCACCACGTGCGCATGTGCATCCCAGCCAGGGAGCTGGAGCCTGCCGGCCAGCCCATCTACTGCCTGAGCGCCAAGGACCTGCGAAACACCCACTGCTGCTACACGGACTTCTGCAACAACGTGGACCCGGGCCGGCCCAGCG gCACCCCCAGTGGGTTTGGCTACACGCCCTCCGGCTGGGGCCCGGTGGAGCTGGCCGTGGTGATCGCCGGCCCTGTGTTCCTGCTCTGCGTGATCCTCATCGTGGCCGTCTTCCTGTTCCAGCACCACCAGCGCGTTTACCACAACCGGCAGCGACTCGAGGCGGAGGAGCCCTCCTGCGACCACCTGTACCTGGCCAAGGACAAGACCCTGCAGGACCTGATCTTCGACCTGTCTACCTCGGGGTCCGGCTCCG GCCTCCCCCTGTTTGTGCAGCGCACAGTGGCCCGGACCATCGTTCTGCAGGAGATCATAGGGAAGGGTCGCTTCGGGGAGGTGTGGAGAGGGAAGTGGCGCGGAGGCGACGTGGCCGTGAAGATCTTCTCCTCCCGGGAGGAGCGCTCCTGGTTCAGAGAGGCTGAGATCTACCAGACCATCATGCTGCGGCACGAGAACATCCTGGGCTTCATCGCCGCCGACAACAAGG ACAACGGGACCTGGACTCAGCTGTGGCTGGTGTCAGACTACCATGAGTACGGCTCCCTCTTTGACTACCTGAACCGCTACTCCGTGACCATTGAGGGCATGATCAAGCTGGCCCTGTCCGCAGCCAGTGGCCTGGCCCACCTGCACATGGAGATCGTCGGCACGCAAG GTAAGCCTGGTATTGCACACAGAGACCTGAAGTCCAAGAACATCCTGGTGAAGAAGAACGGCATGTGTGCCATCGCGGACCTGGGGCTGGCAGTGCGGCACGACTCTGTGACCGACACCATCGACATCGCACCCAACCAGCGCGTCGGCACCAAGAG GTACATGGCCCCTGAGGTTCTGGACGAGACGATCAACATGAAGCACTTCGACTCGTTCAAGTGTGCGGATATCTACGCTCTGGGCCTGGTCTACTGGGAGATCGCTCGCCGGTGCAGTGCGGGAG GAATCCATGAAGAGTACCAGCTCCCATACTACGAGCTGGTGCCCTCTGACCCCTCCATCGAAGAGATGCGCAAGGTCGTGTGTGACCAGAAACTGCGGCCCACCGTTCCCAACTGGTGGCAGAGCTACGAG GCGCTGAAGGTGATGGGGAAGATCATGAGGGAGTGCTGGTACTCGAATGGGGCGGCCAGACTCACGGCTCTGCGGATCAAGAAGACCCTCTCCCACCTCAGCGTTCTGGAAGACGTCAAGATCTGA
- the LOC117962264 gene encoding activin receptor type-1B-like isoform X1 — translation MQGNGHLANMAKNATAFTIVLWAVLLGTCTGLRCNCTQCDRTDFQCETDGACMASTSYINGVEHHVRMCIPARELEPAGQPIYCLSAKDLRNTHCCYTDFCNNVDPGRPSGTPSGFGYTPSGWGPVELAVVIAGPVFLLCVILIVAVFLFQHHQRVYHNRQRLEAEEPSCDHLYLAKDKTLQDLIFDLSTSGSGSGLPLFVQRTVARTIVLQEIIGKGRFGEVWRGKWRGGDVAVKIFSSREERSWFREAEIYQTIMLRHENILGFIAADNKDNGTWTQLWLVSDYHEYGSLFDYLNRYSVTIEGMIKLALSAASGLAHLHMEIVGTQGKPGIAHRDLKSKNILVKKNGMCAIADLGLAVRHDSVTDTIDIAPNQRVGTKRYMAPEVLDETINMKHFDSFKCADIYALGLVYWEIARRCSAGGIHEEYQLPYYELVPSDPSIEEMRKVVCDQKLRPTVPNWWQSYEALKVMGKIMRECWYSNGAARLTALRIKKTLSHLSVLEDVKI, via the exons GCCTGAGATGTAACTGCACGCAATGCGACAGGACGGATTTCCAGTGCGAAACGGACGGGGCGTGCATGGCCTCCACCTCCTACATCAACGGGGTAGAGCACCACGTGCGCATGTGCATCCCAGCCAGGGAGCTGGAGCCTGCCGGCCAGCCCATCTACTGCCTGAGCGCCAAGGACCTGCGAAACACCCACTGCTGCTACACGGACTTCTGCAACAACGTGGACCCGGGCCGGCCCAGCG gCACCCCCAGTGGGTTTGGCTACACGCCCTCCGGCTGGGGCCCGGTGGAGCTGGCCGTGGTGATCGCCGGCCCTGTGTTCCTGCTCTGCGTGATCCTCATCGTGGCCGTCTTCCTGTTCCAGCACCACCAGCGCGTTTACCACAACCGGCAGCGACTCGAGGCGGAGGAGCCCTCCTGCGACCACCTGTACCTGGCCAAGGACAAGACCCTGCAGGACCTGATCTTCGACCTGTCTACCTCGGGGTCCGGCTCCG GCCTCCCCCTGTTTGTGCAGCGCACAGTGGCCCGGACCATCGTTCTGCAGGAGATCATAGGGAAGGGTCGCTTCGGGGAGGTGTGGAGAGGGAAGTGGCGCGGAGGCGACGTGGCCGTGAAGATCTTCTCCTCCCGGGAGGAGCGCTCCTGGTTCAGAGAGGCTGAGATCTACCAGACCATCATGCTGCGGCACGAGAACATCCTGGGCTTCATCGCCGCCGACAACAAGG ACAACGGGACCTGGACTCAGCTGTGGCTGGTGTCAGACTACCATGAGTACGGCTCCCTCTTTGACTACCTGAACCGCTACTCCGTGACCATTGAGGGCATGATCAAGCTGGCCCTGTCCGCAGCCAGTGGCCTGGCCCACCTGCACATGGAGATCGTCGGCACGCAAG GTAAGCCTGGTATTGCACACAGAGACCTGAAGTCCAAGAACATCCTGGTGAAGAAGAACGGCATGTGTGCCATCGCGGACCTGGGGCTGGCAGTGCGGCACGACTCTGTGACCGACACCATCGACATCGCACCCAACCAGCGCGTCGGCACCAAGAG GTACATGGCCCCTGAGGTTCTGGACGAGACGATCAACATGAAGCACTTCGACTCGTTCAAGTGTGCGGATATCTACGCTCTGGGCCTGGTCTACTGGGAGATCGCTCGCCGGTGCAGTGCGGGAG GAATCCATGAAGAGTACCAGCTCCCATACTACGAGCTGGTGCCCTCTGACCCCTCCATCGAAGAGATGCGCAAGGTCGTGTGTGACCAGAAACTGCGGCCCACCGTTCCCAACTGGTGGCAGAGCTACGAG GCGCTGAAGGTGATGGGGAAGATCATGAGGGAGTGCTGGTACTCGAATGGGGCGGCCAGACTCACGGCTCTGCGGATCAAGAAGACCCTCTCCCACCTCAGCGTTCTGGAAGACGTCAAGATCTGA